A single region of the Nicotiana sylvestris chromosome 6, ASM39365v2, whole genome shotgun sequence genome encodes:
- the LOC138871093 gene encoding uncharacterized protein — protein MVEGMPFTLDHLIRLYSPRIYRGGLVKLRHRSTKAVFASIDEDKDRGWMSRFIHVRTSDLIPAKKMPFLEEWNMRRLGEAISMTPPSSGEEETQRPTKDRKRKKETLTESPKPKRAKARKPRANATILTPEAAESLRAEDDDDCPLVHRARRGADASKVAGQKTAELEMDDVVPPRIEETLEEGQIRDAQNRETPDVGASQREDNAFGDFFAGVEEDADLNAPVVLEKAVIMLYDQAFSKLRAELTHCEEEFEKCDSESKELKTLYARREEELNSLRASSEKMLQERAKFIEQHLQIKRKDTLTEQLREEIVAKDIEILELKRYKDSMASERDTLRGELASTQSLIQGAKEEAHKLKVFHAESTVALSAAKSEVDALIFSYRGRCCCNEYSSQFWCRIILKLSPEFSSSLSCFEGIMATVPKSAHQKEGSPTSASRRAMIPWMPNEVPDLVDWARKLDASSTYDERKWRDLSKGKWEAKHHGIGEFSEVRPSPFEEEERPSISETRKDNKRKRSSKDEDSHSKAGPARGCEEDVAADKDLIFIGCSVDINAPGEDDSTLMTRPRRPPETVEPTGLEAPSLKGEIPHRGGAKAFDKLKSELLRCEDKLRKALNGEKSLRLLCDKKTRELIHLRSELNRSHDYEGNLEKQVTSILREYKFLLPSLETKVSVSQLQRKTEILECLRGEANQVNSECNELKAQINTHVAAKRNALAKASTLEIQLLNAREGNLV, from the exons ATGGTCGAGGGGATGCCTTTCACCCTTGATCATCTGATTAGATTGTATAGCCCTCGTATCTATCGAGGGGGCCTAGTCAAACTGCGACATCGATCTACCAAAGCAGTTTTTGCCAGCATCGATGAAGATAAAGACCGGGGGTGGATGAGCCGCTTCATTCATGTCAGGACTTCGGACCTCATCCCTGCCAAGAAGATGCCATTCCTTGAGGAATGGAATATGAGAC GCCTCGGGGAAGCCATTTCAATGACACCGCCTTCTTCTGGCGAAGAGGAGACCCAAAGACCCACCAAAGATAGAAAGAGAAAGAAGGAGACACTGACGGAGTCCCCAAAACCAAAGAGAGCTAAGGCTCGAAAGCCTAGGGCCAATGCAACGATCCTAACTCCGGAAGCTGCTGAGAGTCTTCGTGCCGAAGACGATGACGATTGCCCACTGGTACATAGGGCAAGACGAGGCGCTGATGCTTCGAAGGTTGCCGGACAGAAGACTGCCGAGTTAGAGATGGACGATGTGGTCCCACCTCGTATTGAGGAGACCCTGGAGGAGG GGCAAATAAGGGACGCCCAGAACAGGGAGACTCCCGATGTGGGGGCATCCCAGAGAGAGGATAATGCATTTGGAGATTTTTTTGCCGGTGTTGAAGAGGATGCTGATCTTAATGCCCCAGTCGTCCTCGAGAAGGCT GTCATAATGTTGTACGACCAGGCCTTCTCCAAGTTAAGAGCTGAACTGACTCACTGTGAGGAGGAGTTCGAGAAGTGTGATTCGGAGTCGAAAGAGCTAAAAACTCTATACGCTCGAAGGGAGGAGGAATTGAATAGCCTTCGAGCAAGCTCGGAGAAAATGCTCCAAGAGCGGGCCAAATTCATCGAGCAG CATTTGCAGATTAAGCGAAAGGATACCCTAACGGAGCAACTTCGGGAAGAGATTGTGGCCAAAGACATCGAGATCCTTGAGCTGAAGCGGTACAAGGATAGCATGGCCTCGGAAAGGGATACTCTCCGAGGGGAGCTGGCCTCGACCCAGAGTCTTATTCAAGGTGCTAAAGAGGAGGCTCACAAACTCAAGGTGTTTCATGCTGAGTCGACTGTCGCGTTATCCGCGGCCAAGTCTGAAGTCGATGCACTCATATTCTCGTATCGGGGAAGATGTTGCTGCAACGAATACTCAAGCCAG TTCTGGTGCCGAATCATATTAAAGCTTTCGCCTGAGTTTTCATCTTCCCTTTCTTGTTTTGAAGGAATCATGGCTACCGTGCCCAAATCTGCTCACCAGAAAGAGGGAAGTCCCACCTCTGCTTCCCGCCGGGCCA TGATTCCGTGGATGCCAAATGAGGTCCCCGATCTAGTGGACTGGGCCCGCAAACTGGATGCCTCTTCGACTTATGACGAGCGTAAATGGCGAGATTTGTCAAAAGGCAAATGGGAGGCTAAGCACCATG GCATCGGTGAGTTTTCTGAGGTGAGACCATCCCCTTTCGAGGAGGAGGAACGACCTTCGATTTCTGAGACAAGGAaggataataaaagaaaaagatcctCGAAGGATGAGGATTCCCATAGCAAAGCAGGACCCGCCAGGGGGTGCGAGGAGGACGTTGCCGCTGACAAAGATCTCATATTTATCGGTTGTTCTGTGGACATCAATGCACCTGGAGAGGATGATTCTACATTGATGACTCGACCCAGGAGGCCTCCCGAGACTGTTGAGCCTACTGGGCTCGAGGCCCCTAGTCTGAAGGGAGAGATTCCACATAGAGGAGGGGCGAAG GCCTTCGATAAGCTCAAGTCTGAGCTGCTTCGATGTGAGGATAAGTTGCGTAAAGCCTTGAATGGGGAGAAGTctctcaggcttctttgtgataagaaaacaagagagctgatacaTCTTCGATCGGAGTTGAACCGAAGTCATGATTACGAAGGCAACCTCGAGAAACAGGTAACCTCTATTTTGAGGGAATACAAGTTTCTTCTCCCATCTTTGGAAACTAAAGTTTCGGTATCTCAGTTGCAGAGAAAGACAGAGATACTGGAATGCCTTCGGGGTGAAGCTAACCAGGTTAATTCTGAATGCAACGAATTGAAGGCACAAATAAATACTCATGTTGCGGCCAAAAGGAACGCTTTGGCTAAGGCCTCCACCCTCGAGATACAACTTCTTAATGCTCGAGAAGGCAACTTAGTCTAG